In Actinoplanes sp. NBC_00393, a single genomic region encodes these proteins:
- a CDS encoding ComEC/Rec2 family competence protein, with translation MYEVDFLPVENENQDGGKSGDAITIRFTVESTGRHAVVVIDGGRGYTSEALAAHVEKYYQTRHVDLMISTHPDADHLDGLAGAIDLLYVRQLMIHQPGEHRRDIADFSNLESLEKLLATARANGVSLVEPFTGTSRFGGQLIILGPTESYYETLLDQQLREARSAALSVAARELVRQKGVNLLEHSSLYLPAETLSDDGETSPRNNSSVITLLTVDGERMLFTGDAGIPALEAAAARYEALYGSFQAQPLRFLQAPHHGSRRNLGPTILDRLIGSPSAPHFGNRTAMISSAKAAPKHPSPKVVNALIRRGCTVVATEGGTICHHSPDAPARAGWYPVTPLPALVETGDDD, from the coding sequence GTGTACGAAGTTGATTTCCTCCCGGTGGAGAACGAGAACCAGGATGGCGGCAAGAGCGGGGACGCCATCACGATCCGGTTCACCGTCGAGTCCACGGGGCGCCACGCCGTTGTGGTCATCGACGGGGGCCGCGGCTACACCAGTGAAGCCCTCGCCGCCCATGTGGAGAAGTACTACCAGACCCGCCATGTCGACCTGATGATCTCCACGCATCCCGACGCCGATCACCTGGACGGCTTGGCCGGGGCGATCGACCTGCTCTACGTGCGGCAGCTGATGATCCACCAGCCCGGTGAGCATCGCCGGGACATCGCCGACTTCTCCAACCTGGAGTCGCTGGAGAAACTGCTCGCGACGGCCCGCGCGAACGGGGTATCACTGGTCGAGCCGTTCACCGGCACGTCCCGGTTCGGCGGTCAGCTGATCATCCTAGGGCCGACCGAGTCGTACTACGAGACGCTGCTGGACCAGCAACTGCGGGAGGCCCGGTCGGCGGCGCTGTCGGTGGCCGCCCGCGAGCTCGTGCGGCAGAAGGGTGTCAACCTGCTCGAGCACTCGAGCCTGTATCTGCCGGCCGAGACGCTCAGCGACGATGGCGAAACCAGCCCGCGCAACAACTCATCGGTGATCACGCTGCTGACCGTCGACGGTGAACGGATGCTATTCACTGGCGACGCCGGCATCCCCGCCCTGGAGGCGGCCGCCGCCCGATACGAGGCGCTGTACGGGTCGTTTCAAGCCCAGCCGCTGCGGTTCCTCCAGGCCCCCCACCACGGCAGCCGCCGCAACCTCGGCCCGACCATCCTCGACCGGCTGATCGGGTCACCGTCGGCACCGCACTTCGGTAACCGCACAGCGATGATCAGTTCAGCGAAGGCGGCGCCGAAGCACCCGTCGCCGAAGGTCGTCAACGCGCTGATCCGTCGAGGCTGCACGGTCGTGGCCACCGAAGGTGGCACCATCTGCCATCACAGCCCGGACGCCCCGGCACGGGCGGGCTGGTACCCGGTCACGCCGCTGCCGGCTCTGGTGGAGACCGGCGATGATGACTGA